The genome window CAGCTCGGCAGCGACGCCCGCCATCTTCGACGAACAGACGACGCTGGATTTCGGCCCGGCCACGATCGTGTCCGCGCACTTCCTGGGGCCCGAGCCCCAGCTGTCAGTCGAGCGGCCATCCCAAAGTCAGGAAGGGGGGCCCCTGGACCCGAATCGGATGTTCGTCGACTGGCCGATGGGTCTCGCCTCGACGAGCAGTCAGCTGCACCGCTCGGAGGATGGAGGAGACAGCTTCAGGCTCCTCTTCGACATGAAGTGCCCGGAACGCAATCGGCCTGGCTGCGCGACCGCGGGGGGTGCCGACAGTGACGCGGCGGTGAACCCGGTCAACGGCAACGTGTACTTCGCCGACCTAGAGACCGGAAACGTGGCGTTCGCGACCTCGAATAACCACGGCGATGACTTCCCCGTCGACCAGCAGAAGGCGATCTCGAACCCCGCGATCCCACCCGCCGATCGACAGTGGGTTACGGGCGCCGATCCAAGCAGGTTCCAGCTATCCGACCCCGGCACGGGGAGCCCCATCTCCTTGCAAGCCTTCCTGGCCTACGACGAGGGTTTGATCACCAAGGTGATCCAGGGCATCGACCGCGCCGGGAACCCCATCCCCCAGCCGGCTCCTCAGATCCCGGCCTTCAGCGGAGAGAAGGGTCCCTTACTGGCCGACTCGACCCGTGGCCCCGGTGCGGGGTGGCTCTATCTCGGGGGCGGCGATCGCGTGGCCACCGTCCACGCGTCGAACTACCAGAAACCCGAGGGGACCGAGGGCGGGTGGCGAGTACATCAGATCATGCCCATCCCCCACAACGGCGTCGAGCTGTTTCAGTGGCTGACTCTGGATGAGGCAGGGAACGCGTACGCGACGTGGGTCCCAAGCCAGCCAGAGGACTCCAGCGAACCGGCGGTCGTGATGTTCAGCGCGTCGCCCATCGACGACCCGGGCAACGACCCGCGGGACGGTGGATGGCCGGGAACCCATTGGACCGAACCGATACAGGTCAGCCTTCCCGACCTAGGGAGCGCGATCTTCGCGACGGTGACCGCCGGGTCCGAGGGCCGAGTGGGCCTGGCTTACATGGGGACCGACGACCACGTGGGGCCCGCAGGGGCTGCTCCGCCCCGAGCCGAATGGAAGACCTACGGAGCCGTAATCACGAACGCCTTGGAGGAGGAGGGAGCGCGCGTCGTACGCACCGGCGAGGTCAGCGAGCGGATCGCACACCTGGGCCCCATCTGCACAGGGGGTCTGATCGGATGTGACCCACAAACAGGAGATCGATCGCTGCTGGACCTGATCGACGTCTCTTTCGACGCCGACGGCCGCCTCACGGTGGTTTCGATGGACAACCACAGCTCGTTCGGCGAGCGCATCGCGGGTATGCCGATCGTGGGCCAGAAGATCGGGCCCTTCGCCCACTTCAGCAAGCAGGTGACCGGTCCCTCACTGTTCGCGGGCCCGGACCTCAACGTTCCGGTCCCCGACCGTGTCGCCACCGATCCAACCGGCGATGCCAAGTGGCCGAACAGGGTGACGGGTGGCAACCTGCCGGCGCTCGACATCGGTGCCGCGTCGTTGGAGATGCACGGGTCTGAGCTGGTAGCGCGTATCCACTTGGCCGATGTGACGCCTGCCGGCATGCAGCGTGATCTCGATGCTTACCAGGCTTCGTACCCGGCAGGGGCTCCAGAAGCTCGGCGAGTCCAGTACACGCTCCGATTCGCTACCGAGCACGAGATCTTTCACCTGTCGATGGAGCATCGAGAGGATGGGGTGCGGCGGGCATTTGGGGGTCGGCTCGATGACAACGACCGACTCGAAACCAGCCCCGCCAACGGTCGTGTCAATGGGGCGGGCTATCACACCGACGATGTGCAGGTGGACCTGGCCTTCGAGGACGACGCGCTGGTCCTGAGAACACCCGCAGCGAGCTTGGGCCTCGTGGCAGGGCAGCGCCTTTTCAGCGTCACTGCGTATTCCATGGCGGGGCCTCTCGAAGAGGAAGAGCGAACGATACAGAACATCATGCGAACCGTCGACGCGTCGCCGCCTTTCGACGGGACCCTTGGGGTCAACCCCCTTCCCGACCCGACCCCGACCCCGACTCCGACTCCCACTCCGACTCCGACTCCAACGCCTTCTCCGTCTCCCACCGCGGACGGACGCTGCGACATCGTGGGCACGCGCGGGCACGACTACCTGCCGGGCACCGAAGACGGCGAGACGATCTGTGGTCGCGGGGGCAACGACGTCCTGGTGGGTGGTGGAGGCGATGACGTGCTGCGCGGGGGGAAGGGCAACGACCGTCTCTTTGGCGAAGCCGATGACGACCTTCTCGAGGGACAGGGCGGCAGCGATGAGCTGCGCGGCGGCTCCGGGAGAGACGGGCTCTTCGGCCGGAAGGGCTACGACGACCTCTATGGAGGCCGGGCTCGCGACTCGCTCCGCGGTGGCCACGGCCTCGATCGATGCCGTGGAGGGGCCAGTAGGGACCGCCGCTCCAGCTGCGAGCACTAGAAACAGTTCGTTTCAAGCATCGTTGTGCGTAGTTCTACACACTCACGCGTGGAGTAGTGCGTAGTCCGCTAACCGGCTCTTCGTCACAGTGTCCTCAAGCTGCAATAGCAACGAGGGCGAGAGGGCGGAGAGATGATCGACGAGCTGAACTTTCCTCAGTTCGGTGACGAGAGCGACGACGGGAGGGCGCAGCGCCCGAGGGTGGTCATCGTGGACGACCACCCGTCCTATGCGGAGGGCATGGCGACCCTCCTCAGAGCGATAGGCGATCTGGATGTCGTCGGGATCGCGCACGATGGCAACGAGGCGATCACGCAGACGGAGGCGCATCGACCCGATCTCGTGTTGATGGACATCCGCTTGCCCGAGCGCAGTGGGATCGAAGCGACGCGCAAGATCCGCAGCTTGTTTCCGGACGTGAAGGTTGTTGTCTTGTCGGCGTCTACCGAGCCCTCGGATGTTCAGGATGCGATGAAAGCCGGCGCCTGCGGTTACCTGCTGAAGCAATCACATGCGGGACGGCTGGCCTCGGCAGTCCGGGCCGCGCTGGCGGGCGAAACCGTCATCGACCAGTCTCTGATGACCGACCTCGTCGAACCCGAAGAAGGACGGGGTGCTCTCGACGAAGGAGAGCTCCACCTCCTGAAGCTCCTGTCGCGGGGCCTCGAGATCTCCACCATCGCGCGCCAGATCTCGGTCAGCGAATCCACCGTCAAACGCCAGATCGCGCAGGTCCAGAAGAAGCTCGGCGTCGACAACCGGATCCAAGCCGTCGTGGCCGCGGCCAAGAGGGGCTTGCTGTGAGGCACTAGCAGCTCCCGAGCTCGGGCTGGGGGTGCTCTTGCACTACCCGGTCACACGAAGACGGCCCCGGTTCTCCGCCCGGGGTCGTCTTCTTTTCTACGCGACCCTTACCCGGTGCTCGGCCCGAGCCGTCACGTGCACCAGGTCACCGCCGCAGACGACGGCGGCCACGGGGTCGTGATCGGGGCGGTACGCGAGCGAGCCGAGGTCATCGAGGTCGAGCACCAGGAGGTCGGCGCGATGACCCTCCTGGATTCGGCCGACGCGGTCATCGAGCCGGAGAGCGAAAGCCGCGTTCACCGTCGCCGCCGCGAGCGCCTCCGTCGGCCGCAACCCGTAGGTGCGGCACGCGAGCGCGATCACGAACGGCATCGAATGGATCGGTGAGGTCCCCGGGTTGAGGTCGCTACCCAGCGCGACGACCGCCCCCGCGTCGACCAATGCGCGTGCCGGCGGCTTCGCGTCTTGGCGAAGCGTGAAGGTGGCGCCCGGAAGCAGCACCGCTACGGTGTCGGAGCCCGCCAGGTCTGCGACGCCACCGGCGGAGCAGTGATTGAGATGGTCGACGCTGGCGAAGCCCCAGCGCGCGGCGAAGGACGCGGTCTGGTTGTCTGCGAGCTGGTCTCCGTGCACCCGCATCCGCAGACCCAGCTCTTCCGCGCCGTGCGCGAGACGGGCGGCGTGTTCTAGCGCGAAGGCGATCGTCTCGACGTAGATGTCGCACGCTTCGGCCAGCTTCTCCTCGACCACCACAGGTAGGAGGTCTTGAGCGACCTCGCCCACCCACTCCCCCTCCGACTTCCCCTTTGGCACCGCGTGCGCCGCGAGACAGGTGGTCTGCACCGTCTGCGGAACGCGCTGCGCCAGAGCGCGTGCGAGGCGAAGCTGGCGTAGCTCGGCATCGACCGATATACCGTAGCCGGACTTGGTCTCGAACGTGGTGGTGCCATGCGTAAGCATCGATCGCGCCAGCTGCTCGGAGAAGCTCAGCACCTCTTCGTCGGCCGCGCCGCTGAGCAGCCGCGACGACCTGAAGATCCCGCCCTCCTCGCGATGCAACGTCTCGTAGCGCAACCCGGCGAGGCGCGCCGCGTCTTCGTCGGCGCGCCAGCCGAAGAACGGGAGGTGCGTGTGCGGGTCCACGAAACCCGGCACGACCAGGCAGCCCGTCGCGTCCAGCTCGACCTCGGCGGAAACGGCGTCACCAACGGACGTGATCGCGGCGTCTTCGCACAAGACCGCTGCGCCCTCCAGGACCTCGAGGTTCGAAAGGTCGTCCCCGCGCAGGGGGCCGGTGCCGGACAGCGGGATGACTTGAGCGGCGTTGTGTATGGAGAGGCTCGTCACTCGTCGTCGTCTCGGGGCATCCGCCGCTTGATCTTCTGGTACATGATCGCCCCGCCGTCGTCGATCCTCTCGATCTCGCCGCGACGCCGCAGATAGGCAAGGTGCGCCAGCGCCTCTCCGAGCGCGAGCCGATGCTCGAAGTGCAGAAGGCTGTCGCCGAAGATCTCGTCCGTGATCGTGTCGGCGCTCGCAGGCCGGTGACGGATCACCTGCAAGATGGAGCCGAGTCGGCGATCGTGATGGCGCGCCACGACCCGCGCGCGCTCGGCCCCCTCGTCGAACGGCCCTCCGTGACCCGGCAAGACGACCTTCGGGTCGAGACGCTCGACCTTTTCCAGCGAGGCCAGGAAATCTCCGAGTGGATCCTCGTCGGCGCCCCGCTTGAAGTCGATGTGCGGCGTGATGGTCCCAAGCAGGTGGTCCCCCGAGATCAGGATGCCGTCGCCCTCCGACCAGAGGCAGATATGCGAGCGGGCATGCCCGGGGGTGTAGACGATCTCCCAGCGCCGCTCCCCTATCTGGACGGTCTCGCCGTCCACCCCCTGATGCGATGCGTTGACGACACCAGAGACGAACGGACGCCAGTCCTCATACTGTGTCAGCTCCTGGAGCTCGTCCTCGCCGACGCCGTGTTCGAGGAACATCTGGCGTAAGCGCTCGACGATCGCCTGCGGGTCGCGGTAGAGCTCCAGGTCCTCGTCCGCGGCCTCGTGCATCCACAGTTCCGCCCCCGTCGTCTCGACGAGCCGGGCCGCCATCCCGTAGTGGTCGATGTGGGGGTGCGTGACGATCAACCGCGTGATCGCGGCGGGGTCGGCATCGCACGCCGCGAGCGCCTCGACCACGTCATCCCAGCCGTGATCCCGCGCCGGGTCCGGCAGGTAGATCCCGCAATCGACAAGGGTGAACGAGCCGTCCCCGTGGGCCAGGAGGTAGGCATTCACGCGATCCAGCCCCGGGAAGGGCAACGGCAGCACGAGCCTGAAGATGCCCGGCGCCGGCTCGCGCCGGCGGTGTTCGATCACGAGGCGTTACTCGTGCATCTTCTCTTTGATCACGAACCAGATCCGCACCAGAACCTTGTAAGAAAGCTCGCCGTCCTCGATCGTGCCTTCGATGCGTTCGACCGTAAACGAGGTAAGTCCCTTCAACGTCAGAGACGCGCGGTGGATCGCGGAGGACACGGCTTCGTCCAGCGTCGCACCGGTTGCGGTCAGGTCGATCGATTTCTCGACTGGCATGGAAAACCCCCTCCGGGTCAGCGAAGGGGGTTGAGTCTAGTGCCGAGACACCGCCACGCTTAGGGCGCGGGGTGCTCGATCGGCGAGGAGAAGGTCGGCGTGCGACGGCAGCGAACCGGCGTCCGGCTCTGAAGTGACTGCCGCCGGAGGTCCTTCACGAGAGCGTCGCGAGAGATCGCCAGCCACCACTTGACGGCCGAGACCTTGAGAGCCGCATCCTTGGGTCCCGACATCCAGTTGCAGGGATTCCCGCTTCGCATCTCGGTCGCCTTTCCTCGTCTTGCTGCCGTGGGGGTCCGGAGCATTCGCTGTCTCGAAGGTTCGTCGCGCCCCACGGGGTCTCCTCCCCTCCATGCGGTAGAAATATCGCTTCGACCTGCGCAAACGCGCCCTATGTCCCTTTTGCGGAGAACTTTCCTGCGCAGGAGTGAGCGGGCGCGGGGAGAAACAGACGGACATGAGAACGAGTCTCGTGGTGCGAACGCTGCTGGCGATCGCGCTGTCCGCTGCGCTGCTGCCGGCCACGGGAGGAACCGCAGCCGCCGCATCGTGCGGCGGCTCGACGGCCACGGTCTTCCGCACCTTCTACGTGACCGCGAAGCCACACAAGAAGACGTACCCGTTGGGAGACGTCGTAAAGGTGGATATCACCGTGACGCGGCCCGCGCACGAGGATCCCGTCGGCGCAGGCGTGACGTTCGAGCCGCCCGCGTCGCTTCCGGCAGCAGATGTCGACGTAAGCGTCGGGCTCTACCTCGGGAACAACTATCTCTACGGGCTCGGCGTCACCGACTCGAACGGTGAAGCCACTGTCTCGATCAAGCTGAACGCGTCACAGACGGGGTGGGTGCTGGGCGAGATCGCCGCGCGGGAGTTCTACAACCGCGGCGGTTGCCCGGATATCGAAGAAGAGGGATACGTCTCGTACCCGAAGTTCTTCAAAGCGACGCTCTGACCGCGATCTAGAGGTAGCCGCGCAGCTCCGCCGCGTGCGCGACCCTTTCCACCGCGATGTCGAACGCGGCGTCGCGCAACATCGTGTTGTCGGACCGGCTGCGCTCGAACACCTGCTCGCTCGCCGTCGTCATCTTCTTTCCGAGCTCGGCGTTCACCTGTTCGACGTCCCAGACGAAACGCTGGGTGTTCTGCACCCACTCGAAATAGGAGACCGTTACACCTCCCGCGTTCGCGAGGATGTCGGGAACGACCGGGATACCGCGCTCACACAGGATCCTGTCGGCGGCCGGGGTGGTCGGCCCGTTCGCGGCCTCCACAAGCAGCCTCGTCTTGATCCGGTCGGCGTTGCCGGTATGGATCACGCCCTGGATCGCGGCAGGGATCAAGATGTCGCACTCCAGCTCCAAGAGGTCCTCGTTGCTGATCGCGTCCGCCTCGGGGAACCCTTTCAGCCCGCCCTCGCCGCGGTAGTGCTTCAGAACGGCTTCCAGATCGAGGCCGTTCGGGTTGTAGATGCCGCCGGCGACGTCGGAGACGGCGCACACCTTCGCGCCCTGCTCGGCCGCCAGAACCGCAGCCCAGTAGCCCACGTTTCCGAACCCCTGGATCACGACCGACGCCCCGTCGAAGGGAACGTCCAGCCGCCGAGCCATCTCGCCCGTGCACATGATCACGCCTCTGCCGGTCGCCTCCTCGCGCCCGGGCGAGCCACCGAGCTCGACAGGCTTGCCGGTCACGATGCCGGGCGTGTAGCCGTACTTCTGGCCGTACGCGTCCATCATCCAGGCCATCGTCTGCGCGTTCGTCCCCATGTCGGGCGCCGGGATGTCCCTGTTCACGCCGATGATGTACGAGATCATCGCCGTGAAGCGGCGGGTCAGCCGCTCCTGCTCCATCTTCGAGAGCTCGCGCGGGTCGCATTGAACGCCTCCCTTGGCGCCGCCGAACGGCACGTCGATCAGAGCGTTCTTCCAGGTCATCAACGCGGCGAGCGCGCGAACCTCGTCTAGATCGGCCGACGGGTGGTATCGGATACCGCCCTTGTACGGGCCGCGGGCGCCGTTGTGCTGCACCCGGTACCCGCGCGCGACGGTCATGCTCCCGTCGTCCATACGCAGCGGGACCTGAACCGCGAGCTCCCGGTAGCTGCTGGCCAGCACCTGACGCCGGTGGTCGGCCAGCCCGAGCCGTTCGGCCGACGTCTGGAAGAAGTACGTCGCCGCCTCGAAAGGCGTCATGTTGTCGGTCGGCTCGCGCGACGGTTGGGTCAGCCCGCGCGCATCGGCCTCCTGGTCCTTCGCCTTCGCCGCTTGGTCGCCCCCGTCGCCCACATGGCGAGACTAACGGCCGGAGGTGATCGTTTCCACAGACCCGTCGGGGGACGT of Actinomycetota bacterium contains these proteins:
- a CDS encoding dodecin family protein — protein: MPVEKSIDLTATGATLDEAVSSAIHRASLTLKGLTSFTVERIEGTIEDGELSYKVLVRIWFVIKEKMHE
- a CDS encoding MBL fold metallo-hydrolase, which codes for MIEHRRREPAPGIFRLVLPLPFPGLDRVNAYLLAHGDGSFTLVDCGIYLPDPARDHGWDDVVEALAACDADPAAITRLIVTHPHIDHYGMAARLVETTGAELWMHEAADEDLELYRDPQAIVERLRQMFLEHGVGEDELQELTQYEDWRPFVSGVVNASHQGVDGETVQIGERRWEIVYTPGHARSHICLWSEGDGILISGDHLLGTITPHIDFKRGADEDPLGDFLASLEKVERLDPKVVLPGHGGPFDEGAERARVVARHHDRRLGSILQVIRHRPASADTITDEIFGDSLLHFEHRLALGEALAHLAYLRRRGEIERIDDGGAIMYQKIKRRMPRDDDE
- a CDS encoding glutamate dehydrogenase codes for the protein MGDGGDQAAKAKDQEADARGLTQPSREPTDNMTPFEAATYFFQTSAERLGLADHRRQVLASSYRELAVQVPLRMDDGSMTVARGYRVQHNGARGPYKGGIRYHPSADLDEVRALAALMTWKNALIDVPFGGAKGGVQCDPRELSKMEQERLTRRFTAMISYIIGVNRDIPAPDMGTNAQTMAWMMDAYGQKYGYTPGIVTGKPVELGGSPGREEATGRGVIMCTGEMARRLDVPFDGASVVIQGFGNVGYWAAVLAAEQGAKVCAVSDVAGGIYNPNGLDLEAVLKHYRGEGGLKGFPEADAISNEDLLELECDILIPAAIQGVIHTGNADRIKTRLLVEAANGPTTPAADRILCERGIPVVPDILANAGGVTVSYFEWVQNTQRFVWDVEQVNAELGKKMTTASEQVFERSRSDNTMLRDAAFDIAVERVAHAAELRGYL
- a CDS encoding response regulator transcription factor, producing the protein MIDELNFPQFGDESDDGRAQRPRVVIVDDHPSYAEGMATLLRAIGDLDVVGIAHDGNEAITQTEAHRPDLVLMDIRLPERSGIEATRKIRSLFPDVKVVVLSASTEPSDVQDAMKAGACGYLLKQSHAGRLASAVRAALAGETVIDQSLMTDLVEPEEGRGALDEGELHLLKLLSRGLEISTIARQISVSESTVKRQIAQVQKKLGVDNRIQAVVAAAKRGLL
- the hutI gene encoding imidazolonepropionase, with product MTSLSIHNAAQVIPLSGTGPLRGDDLSNLEVLEGAAVLCEDAAITSVGDAVSAEVELDATGCLVVPGFVDPHTHLPFFGWRADEDAARLAGLRYETLHREEGGIFRSSRLLSGAADEEVLSFSEQLARSMLTHGTTTFETKSGYGISVDAELRQLRLARALAQRVPQTVQTTCLAAHAVPKGKSEGEWVGEVAQDLLPVVVEEKLAEACDIYVETIAFALEHAARLAHGAEELGLRMRVHGDQLADNQTASFAARWGFASVDHLNHCSAGGVADLAGSDTVAVLLPGATFTLRQDAKPPARALVDAGAVVALGSDLNPGTSPIHSMPFVIALACRTYGLRPTEALAAATVNAAFALRLDDRVGRIQEGHRADLLVLDLDDLGSLAYRPDHDPVAAVVCGGDLVHVTARAEHRVRVA